The genomic interval CGAAACAGTTAATTTAATTTTAAGTAACGGAATTTTTAAAGATGATAACCATGAAATTAGCGATGTGATAGAATTTTTAAATGGTGTCATCAATTTGGATGAAGTTTTACAAAGTGAGATAGAAGCTTACAAAAGCGGATATTTCTATTGCGATAAATGTAAAAATTTATAAAGGAGAAGAAAAATGGCAGTTCCAAAACGAAGAGTTAGTAAAACTCGTGCAGCAAAAAGACGCACACACTATAAAGTAAGCTTGCCAATTCCTGTTAAAGATAAAGACGGAAGTTGGAAATTACCACATAGAATCAACACTAAAACAGGCGAATACTAGTATGATTTGTGTTGCAATAGATGCAATGGGTGGAGATTTCGGCTGTGAGCCGATAATAGAAGGCACAATAGATGCTCTTAAAGAGCGCGAATTTACAGCGTTTTTAGTAGGCGATCAGGCACAAATGGAAAAATTTGTACCAAAAGAGTTTATCAATCGCGTAAAATTCATACAATCGAATGAAATTTTCGAAATGAAAGAAGGCGCTACAAATGTTCTAAGACACAAGGAAAGCAGCATATATAAAGCTGTTGAACTTGTAAGAAGCGGCGAATGTCAAGCTGTAGTTTCAGCAGGACACAGCGGCGCTACAATGAGCTTAGCGACTTTACGCGTCGGCAGACTTAAAAATGTCGCTCGCCCGCCTATTGCAACACTTATGCCAACTTCAACTGGTACACGCACACTTTTACTTGATGTCGGTGCGAATGTAGATTGTAAAGCCGAGCATATTTTTCAATTCGGTGTTATGGGTGAAGCTTATGCCAAAGAAATTATGGGCATAAAAGAACCTAAAATTGGAATTTTATCAAACGGCGAAGAAGACGGCAAAGGAAATGAAGTTACAAAAGAAGCATTTAAGCTTTTAAAAAAAATGAAGAATTTCGTCGGAAATGCTGAAGGAAGTCAAATTTTTGATGGAAGCATGGATGTTATAGTTTGTGACGGATTTGTAGGAAATATAGCCCTAAAATCAAGCGAAGGCGTTGCTCATGCAATGAACAAACTTATAAAAAAAGAAGTTAAAAAATCACCTTTAGCAATCGCCGGGGCGGTGCTTATGAAAAAAGTATTCAAAATAGTGCGAAAAAACACAGACTATGATGAATACGGCGGCGCACCACTTTTGGGAGTTAAAAATTGCGTTATCATAAGTCACGGCAAAAGCACGCCAAAAGCCATAAAAAATGCGATTTTCCAAGCCTTAAAATTTTCAAATTCAAATATCAATTCAGTAATTTCAAACGAACTTGAAAAATTCAAAAACGAGTAGCGCAGATGAAAAATGCGGCTATGCTTTCAATAGGTGCTTATGTACCGCCATATGAATTATCTAATTTCGATCTTGAAAAAATGGTAGAAACAAGTGATGAATGGATTGTCAAACGAACAGGAATTCACACTCGTCATATAGCAAAAAATGAAACCGCCGGCGATATGGCAGCAAAAGCCGCTGATTTAGCAATTTCTCGTTCCGGAATTTCAAAAGAAGAAATTGACGCGATAATTTGCGCAACTATTACACCGGATTTTTTTTGTATGCCGTCAACAGCCTGTATAACCGCAGAAAAACTTGGATTAAATAAAGGTATAACAGCATTTGATATAAGTGCAGCTTGCTCCGGTTTTATTTATTTGCTTGAAATCGGTTCTGCGTTAATTAAAAGTGGCGCCAAAAAAAATGTCTTGATAATAGGAACTGAAAAATTAAGTTCTATTGTAGATTGGAAAGACCGTGCAACGTGTGTGTTATTTGGAGATGGCGCAGGTGCGGCTGTTTTAAGCTGTATGGATAATAAAAACAATGGAATTTCAAAACCTTACGGCATAATCGACATTCATACGGCAAGCGACGGAAATAAAGCCGAACTTTTAATGACGCCGACAAAAAATTCAAACATAAAAGATATAGCTGATGAAAATTTAGGTTTTTTACATATGAAAGGCAATGAAGTTTTTAAAATTGCCGTGCAAACGCTTTCAAATGATGTAGTTAAAATTTTGAAAAAAAACAATGTAAAACCTGAAGAAATCGATCTTTTTGTTCCGCATCAAGCTAACTTTCGAATCATAGAAGCAGTAAAAAACAGACTAAATTTTACAGATAATCAATGTGTCGTTACAGTCGGCAAATACGGCAATACAAGCTCAGCCTCAATTCCTATAGCGCTAAATGAGGCTTATGAAAACGGACGCCTGAAAAACGGCTCTCTAATTTTGCTTGATGCATTCGGCGGCGGCTTTACTTGGGGTTCGGCGCTTATCAGATTCGGACTTTAAACTCGATATAAATAAATTATATAAAAACTAAAAATTTTAATTTTTATATTAAATTTTACTTAATCAGATTCTGGCAAAGCCTACTTTTTTAATAATTTAAACTATTAAAAAATTATCCATTTTTATGTTTTTTAAACTTAAAGATTTTACAGTCTGCAAGTCGTCTCTACAAAATTTTTATTCCATTTTTATCAAATCGCTTAAAAGGCACATTTATTTCTTCTGGCATTTTAAAAATGCGGATGTTTTTTATTTCACCTTTTATGCTTGACAATTTTTAAACTTGACTAAAACATATTTAAAATGGCAAATATTTTTAAAATTTGTAATATGTATTTTTTCATTATTTAAGTCATATATAAAGTTGTTTTATAAATTTTTTTAATCTGAATATATAAAAAATCAACGCAAACAGTATTAATTTCATAGTTTGTAATATAAACTTAAAATCTTTATTCGGATACAAATTTTCTTAATTAGAAAATATCAATAAAAATCGCTATAAACAAAATCTATGCAATTAAGTTTTTCATAAATAAAAAGTATGTATAAAAACAAAAGTCTTGAATAATCATTTATAATAATGGAATTTTTATCGTAATTTATTTAGCCTGGTTTTTTAATTTATTAAATTTTGACAGTTTTCAAAAAAATTTTCATTTTGCGTTTTTGCCATTTAAAAGTATTTATTTTTAAAAAATTTATTATTATCTGAAATTTATATAGTTTTAGCTAAAATCTTAAAATTTCAATTTTAAGGAGATGTTATGAAATTTAAAATCTTTTTATTGGTGCTCATAACTGCACTTTTAGGCGGCTGCGCCAGTGAAAAATCACGTGCTGTGCAAACTGAAGCCGTAAAATCGGCACAAATTCCATATAGCGGCGTTAAAATGTCAGTTTCTGTTGGAAGATTCAGTAATCAATCAAGCTATAACAACGGCATTTTTTCAGACGGCGAAGATCGCCTTGGAAATCAAGCGCAAACCATTTTAATTTCAAACTTGCAACAAAGCGGACGTTTTTCCGTAATGGACCGCACAAATATGCGTGCTCTTCGTGAAGAAGCGACTATTTCTAAAAAAGCGCAAAATTTAAAAGGTGCAAATTATGTAGTAACAGGTGATATCGTTGAGTTTGGACGTAAAACTACAGGCGATCATCAACTTTTTGGAATTTTAGGACGCGGAAAAACTCAAACAGCTTATTCAAAAGTAACTCTAAATTTAGTAAATGTCACAACCAGTGAAGTTGTATTTACTGCAAGCGGTGCCGGGGAATACGAATTATCAAACCGTGAAGTTATCGGCTTTGGAGGAACTGCAGGATACGATTCGACATTAAACGGCAAAGTGCTTTCTCTTGCCATAAGAGAAGCTGTGGATAATCTGGCTGTCGGCGTAGAAAATAGCGGACTTTTGAAATAAGGAAATAAAATTGAAAAAACTGTTTTTAGTAATTTTTGCCGTGATTTTTATGGCCGGCTGCGCAGGAAATTCGCGTCAAGCTATGTATTATCATGGTGATTTTAATAGAGTTTTATATGAATATTTCAATGAAACCGGCGATATAAACGAACAAATCGCGGATCTTGAAAATGTAGTACAAAAAGCTTATGAAAAAAATATGTCTGTAGCTCCAGGAATTTACGCTCATCTTGGACTTTTGTATAATAATATCGGCAATTTACAAAAATCTGATTTTTATTTTACAAAAGAGGTTGAAAATTACCCTGAAAGCGCAAATTTTGTTACGTTTTTAAAAAATCATAAAAACCAAAAAAGGAACAGAAAATGAAAAATTTTAAAATTTTAATCCCTGCTTTTTTGGCACTGTTTTTTGCAGGTTGTGCACAACCTAAAGTTTATGATTACAGCGCGCTTCAAAGCGCAAAACCGAAATCTATTTTAGTTTTAATGCCTACAAATGAAACAACTGAAGTAAAAGGAGCGGCCGCTGTTTTGGCAAATTCTGTAGCGCCGTTATCGGAAGCCGGATATTATGTATTTTCACCTGCACTTGTAAATGATACTTTTAAAGCAAACGGCGTTTATGAAGCTGATGATATAGCTAAAATTTCACTTGATAAACTACGCGATATTTTCGGCGCGGATGCCATTTTATATCTTCATATAGATAGATACGGCGCAAACTATAAATTGATAAACAGCTCAACTGAAGTCGGTGTAAATGCTACACTGAAAGATGCAAAAACAGGCGCAACTTTATGGCAAAAATATTTTCTTGCCGTTCAAAACTCAAATGACAGCAGTAGCGGCGGACTGGGCGGACTTTTAGCCAATGTAATAATAGCTGCAATAGCTCAGGTTGCAAACGATGTAGGAGATGCAGCTTATGATTTAAGTGGTCCTGCTATGTTTTCATTGTTAGGACAAAATTGCAACGATTGCCTGCTTTACGGTCCGAAATCTCCATATTTTGGGCAAGATAAACAACTGGCAAAATAAAAACTTCGGCGAAATTTCACAATGGAATTTCGCCAAAAATTAACAATTTCATAGTAAAATTTCATAAATTTTGCAAAAAAAGGGGGAATTTATGAAAAACTTAAACACTTTATTTTTTGCTCTTTTTATTATTTTGTTTTTAGATGCATGCGCTGGCAAAAATTCTCAAAATCTTGGCGTTGTGGAGTTGTCTCAACCTGTTTTTATAAGCGAATTTCCAACCGATAAAACCGCTTTTGTAAATTTTACAAATACAAGCAATTTTGATTCCAATTTAACAAAAGCTTTAAGTTTTAACTTACAGAAAGCAGGTTACAAATTAAGCGATGAAAAAGCGGCAAATTTTGTAATTAAAGGAAATTTAAACTATTTTCGCCGTAAAATCGTAAAAGACCCGAATCCGTTTTACGGCTCGGTCGGCTTCGGCTTTGGCGGATACAGATACAGCGGAATTGGAGTCGGTATGGGATTTCCTGTGTATTTTAACGATGACGACTACGACTACCGCACAAACAGCTACATTTACGACGCGCAGGTTTCACTTCTTATACGCATAAAAAATAATGGAAATACAAAAGATTACACAACAAATTTAAATTATCAAACAGGGCGGAATTTAAACGGAACAAGCTCTATAACAGACGAATTTAACGCACAAATTTCAAAAATTATTTTACAAATTTTAAAAACTGAATAAGGAGAAAAAAATGGAAAATTTCAGAGATTTCTTAAAGCACGCGGACATAAAATTTAAAGAATGCAAAAATCATTTCGCAGTCAAAAATCCAGCAAATGGTGAAATTTTAGCTTTTATAAAAAAGACAAATGCAAATGAAATTTCACAAATTTTAACCGGGATGCAAAAAGCGCAAAAGGAGTGGGCAAACTTAAACGCGCTCCAACGAAGCGATATAATGCTAAAATGGCACGAAAAAATAGTGCAAAACCGCGAAATGCTTGCCGAAATTATGACACTTGAGCAAGGCAAGGCTATAAAAGAAGCGCGCGGCGAAATTGATTATGCGGCAAGTTTTGTAAGATGGTTCGCAGAAGAGTGCCGAAGAATAGACGGCGACATTCTAACGCCTTTGAAACAAACACAAAAACTCTTTGTAATCAACCAACCGATCGGCGTTTGCGCCGCCATTACTCCTTGGAATTTTCCAAGCTCAATGATAACAAGAAAAGCAGCTCCTGCACTTGCTTGCGGATGTGCGATGATAGTAAAATCAGCAAGCGCTACACCGCTTAGCGCTTATGCTTTACAAATTTTGGCACAAAAAGCAGGAATTCCAAACGATGTTTTTATAATAGTAAATGGCGACGCAAGCGAAATTTCAGACGCATTTTGCAAAAGCGATACTGTGCGAAAAATCACTTTTACCGGTTCAACCGAAGTTGGAAGCAAAATTTATGAAAAATCAGCAAAAACAATCAAAAAAATCTCGCTTGAGCTTGGCGGAAATGCGCCTGTGATTGTATTTGATGACGCCAATTTACAAAAAGCGGTTGATGGCGTAATTGCCAGCAAATTTAGAAACTCAGGTCAAACTTGCGTTTGCGCAAACCGCGTATATGTGCAAAGCGGTATATACGATGCACTTTGCGAAAAACTCGTAAAAAAAGTAAAAGAGATGAAAATCGGCGAGGGTATAAAAGAAGACACTGACTTCGGACCGTTGATAAATGAAAGCGCAGTAGAAAAAGTGGAAGAACTTATAAAAGATGCGTTAAATAAAGGCGCTAAATGCCTGCT from Campylobacter hominis ATCC BAA-381 carries:
- the rpmF gene encoding 50S ribosomal protein L32, with the protein product MAVPKRRVSKTRAAKRRTHYKVSLPIPVKDKDGSWKLPHRINTKTGEY
- the plsX gene encoding phosphate acyltransferase PlsX, which translates into the protein MICVAIDAMGGDFGCEPIIEGTIDALKEREFTAFLVGDQAQMEKFVPKEFINRVKFIQSNEIFEMKEGATNVLRHKESSIYKAVELVRSGECQAVVSAGHSGATMSLATLRVGRLKNVARPPIATLMPTSTGTRTLLLDVGANVDCKAEHIFQFGVMGEAYAKEIMGIKEPKIGILSNGEEDGKGNEVTKEAFKLLKKMKNFVGNAEGSQIFDGSMDVIVCDGFVGNIALKSSEGVAHAMNKLIKKEVKKSPLAIAGAVLMKKVFKIVRKNTDYDEYGGAPLLGVKNCVIISHGKSTPKAIKNAIFQALKFSNSNINSVISNELEKFKNE
- a CDS encoding beta-ketoacyl-ACP synthase III — translated: MKNAAMLSIGAYVPPYELSNFDLEKMVETSDEWIVKRTGIHTRHIAKNETAGDMAAKAADLAISRSGISKEEIDAIICATITPDFFCMPSTACITAEKLGLNKGITAFDISAACSGFIYLLEIGSALIKSGAKKNVLIIGTEKLSSIVDWKDRATCVLFGDGAGAAVLSCMDNKNNGISKPYGIIDIHTASDGNKAELLMTPTKNSNIKDIADENLGFLHMKGNEVFKIAVQTLSNDVVKILKKNNVKPEEIDLFVPHQANFRIIEAVKNRLNFTDNQCVVTVGKYGNTSSASIPIALNEAYENGRLKNGSLILLDAFGGGFTWGSALIRFGL
- a CDS encoding CsgG/HfaB family protein, with the translated sequence MKFKIFLLVLITALLGGCASEKSRAVQTEAVKSAQIPYSGVKMSVSVGRFSNQSSYNNGIFSDGEDRLGNQAQTILISNLQQSGRFSVMDRTNMRALREEATISKKAQNLKGANYVVTGDIVEFGRKTTGDHQLFGILGRGKTQTAYSKVTLNLVNVTTSEVVFTASGAGEYELSNREVIGFGGTAGYDSTLNGKVLSLAIREAVDNLAVGVENSGLLK
- a CDS encoding DUF4810 domain-containing protein, giving the protein MKKLFLVIFAVIFMAGCAGNSRQAMYYHGDFNRVLYEYFNETGDINEQIADLENVVQKAYEKNMSVAPGIYAHLGLLYNNIGNLQKSDFYFTKEVENYPESANFVTFLKNHKNQKRNRK
- a CDS encoding DUF799 domain-containing protein, with the protein product MKNFKILIPAFLALFFAGCAQPKVYDYSALQSAKPKSILVLMPTNETTEVKGAAAVLANSVAPLSEAGYYVFSPALVNDTFKANGVYEADDIAKISLDKLRDIFGADAILYLHIDRYGANYKLINSSTEVGVNATLKDAKTGATLWQKYFLAVQNSNDSSSGGLGGLLANVIIAAIAQVANDVGDAAYDLSGPAMFSLLGQNCNDCLLYGPKSPYFGQDKQLAK
- the traT gene encoding complement resistance protein TraT, with protein sequence MKNLNTLFFALFIILFLDACAGKNSQNLGVVELSQPVFISEFPTDKTAFVNFTNTSNFDSNLTKALSFNLQKAGYKLSDEKAANFVIKGNLNYFRRKIVKDPNPFYGSVGFGFGGYRYSGIGVGMGFPVYFNDDDYDYRTNSYIYDAQVSLLIRIKNNGNTKDYTTNLNYQTGRNLNGTSSITDEFNAQISKIILQILKTE
- a CDS encoding NAD-dependent succinate-semialdehyde dehydrogenase; its protein translation is MENFRDFLKHADIKFKECKNHFAVKNPANGEILAFIKKTNANEISQILTGMQKAQKEWANLNALQRSDIMLKWHEKIVQNREMLAEIMTLEQGKAIKEARGEIDYAASFVRWFAEECRRIDGDILTPLKQTQKLFVINQPIGVCAAITPWNFPSSMITRKAAPALACGCAMIVKSASATPLSAYALQILAQKAGIPNDVFIIVNGDASEISDAFCKSDTVRKITFTGSTEVGSKIYEKSAKTIKKISLELGGNAPVIVFDDANLQKAVDGVIASKFRNSGQTCVCANRVYVQSGIYDALCEKLVKKVKEMKIGEGIKEDTDFGPLINESAVEKVEELIKDALNKGAKCLLGGKRSTLGGTFFEPTILNGATSKMKFAKEEIFGPLCPIFKFENIDDVINQANDTKYGLASYIFTENLNTITKVSEALEYGMVGVNTGLISNEVAPFGGVKMSGLGREGSKYGIAEYMQKKYICVDIK